A single genomic interval of Heterodontus francisci isolate sHetFra1 chromosome 45, sHetFra1.hap1, whole genome shotgun sequence harbors:
- the LOC137356229 gene encoding histone H3 — protein MARTKQTARKSTGGKAPRKQLATKAARKSAPATGGVKKPHRYRPGTVALREIRRYQKSTELLIRKLPFQRLVREIAQDFKTDLRFQSSAVMALQEASEAYLVGLFEDTNLCAIHAKRVTIMPKDIQLARRIRGERA, from the coding sequence atggccagaaccaagcagacagcgcgcaaatcgactggagggaaagctccccgcaagcagctggctacaaaagcggcccgcaagagcgctccagccacgggcggagtgaagaagcctcaccgttacagacccggcactgtggctctgcgggagatccgccgctaccagaaatccaccgagctgctcatccgcaaactgcccttccagcgcctggtgcgggagatcgcgcaggacttcaagacagacctgcgcttccagagctcggccgtcatggccctgcaggaggccagcgaggcttacctggtggggctctttgaagacaccaacctgtgcgccatccacgccaagcgagtcaccatcatgcccaaagacatccagctggcccgccgtatccgcggggagcgcgcctaa